The following DNA comes from Flavisolibacter ginsenosidimutans.
CGTAAGGTGAGCCAACCCCGAGAACTGAAACATCTAAGTACCGGGAGGAAAAGAAAATAAATTAATGATTCCCTAAGTAGTGGCGAGCGAACAGGGAACAGCCTAAACTTGAGCGGCGTGCCGCTTGAGGGTTGTAGGACCACATTTAGAAACTGTCATCAAGCTGAATTTTTTGGAAAATTAAGCCATAGAGCGTGATAGCCGCGTAAGCGTAAATTGACAGGGACGAGTGGTATCCTGAGTAGGGCGGGACCGGAGAAATCCTGCTTGAATCTGCCAGCACCATCTGGTAAGGCTAAATACTCCTCAGAGACCGATAGTGAACCAGTACCGTAAGGGAAAGGTGAAAAGCACCCTAAACAAGGGAGTGAAATAGTACCTGAAACCGTGCGCCTACAAGCGGTCGGAGCATAGCAATATGTAACGGCGTGCCTTTTGCATAATGAACCTACGAGTTGCTCCTCACAGGCGAGGTTAAGTTCTTTAATAACGGAGCCGTAGCGAAAGCGAGTCCAAATAGGGCGCTTAGTCTGTGGGGGCAGACGCGAAACTTTGTGATCTATCCATGAGCAGGCTGAAGGTGTGGTAACACACACTGGAGGGCCGAACCCGTTAGCGTTGAAAAGCTCTGGGATGACTTGTGGATAGGGGTGAAAGGCCAATCAAACTGAGAGATAGCTCGTTCTCCCCGAAATGTTTTTAGGAACAGCGTCGCATTTTAGAAGTTTATGAGAGGTAGAGCTACTGATTGGGCTAGGGGGCTTCACCGCCTACCAAACCCTGACAAACTCCGAATGCTCATAAATATCTGCGGCAGTGAGGCTACGGGCGCTAAGGTCCGTGGCCGAGAGGGAAATAACCCAGAATAACAGCTAAGGTCCCTAATACGTAGTTAAGTTGATCAAACGAGGTGGGGTTTCTATAACAGCCAGGATGTTGGCTTGGAAGCAGCCATTCATTTAAAGAGTGCGTAACAGCTCACTGGTCGAGAGACCCTGCACGGAAAATAATCGGGCATCAAACTACGAACCGAAGCTTTATGATGCGACTTTGAGTCGTATTCGGTAGGGGAGCATTGAAATCTGCATCGAAGGTGATGGGTGACCATTGCTGGAGCGATTTCAAAAGAAAATGTAGGTATAAGTAACGATAAAACAGGTGAAAAACCTGTTCGCCGTAAGTCTAAGGGTTCCTGATCAACGTTAATCGGATCAGGGTTAGTCTGGTCCTTAGGTGAACCCGAAAGGGGTAGCTGATGGAAAGCTGGTTAATATTCCAGCACCAGCATTAGTTTCGATGGGGCGACGCAGTATTGAAAGTTCCTCGCACTTACGGAATAGTGCGATTAAGGGTGTAGCTATAAGCTTTGTAGGTAAATCCGCAGAGTTTGGCAAAACCTGAAAGTACACTGAGGCTTCGGCCAAAGTGAGTGAACCTAAAAGCTGCCGAGAAAAACCTCTAAGGTTAGGCTAATGCTGCCAGTACCGCAAACCGACACAGGTAGACGGGATGAATATTCTAAGGCGCTCGGGTGAGCCGTGGAGAAGGAACTAGGCAAATTAACGCTGTAACTTCGGGATAAAGCGTACCGCAGCGATGCGGTCACAGTAAAATGGTTCAACCAACTGTTTAACAAAAACACAGGGCCCTGCAAAATCGAAAGATGACGTATAGAGCCTGATACCTGCCCGGTGCTGGAAGGTTAAGGAAGGGTGTTCGGACGCAAGTCCAAAGCTCCTGACTGAAGCCCCAGTAAACGGCGGCCGTAACTATAACGGTCCTAAGGTAGCGAAATTCCTTGTCGGGTAAGTTCCGACCTGCACGAATGGTCTAATGAGTTGAACACTGTCTCCTCCACGAGCCCGGTGAAATTGTAGTATCGGTGAAGATGCCGGTTACCCGCCACGGGACGGAAAGACCCCGTGAACCTTCACTACAACTTTGCATTGATTTTGAACAACCGATGTGTAGGATAGTTGGGAGACTTTGAAGCCGCCTCGCCAGGGGTGGTGGAGTCAACGTTGAAATACCAACCTTTGTTTGTTTAGAGTCTAATCCCTTGCGGGAAACAGTGCATGGTGGGTAGTTTGACTGGGGTGGTCGCCTCCTAAAAAGTAACGGAGGCTTGCAAAGGTTCCCTCAGTACGGTTGGTAATCGTACGTAGAGCGCATCAGTATAAGGGAGCTTGACTGTGAGACAGACAAGTCGAGCAGGGGCGAAAGCCGGCTGAAGTGATCCGGTGGTTCTGCATGGAAGGGCCATCGCTCAAAGGATAAAAGGTACTCCGGGGATAACAGGCTGATCTCCCCCAAGAGCTCATATCGACGGGGAGGTTTGGCACCTCGATGTCGGTTCGTCACATCCTGGGGCTGGAGAAGGTCCCAAGGGTTCGGCTGTTCGCCGATTAAAGTGGCACGTGAACTGGGTTCAGAACGTCGCAAGACAGTTCGGTCCCTATCTGTGGTGGGCGCAAGTAAATTGAGAGGACGTGACCTTAGTACGAGAGGACCGGGTCGCACGTACCGCTGGTGTATCTGTTGTGCCGCCAGGTGCAATGCAGAGTAGCTATGTACGGACAGGATAAACGCTGAAAGCATCTAAGCGTGAAACCTTCCTCAAGATGAGTTTACTTTTAAGGGTCGTCAAAGACGATGACGTTGATAGGCTACAGGTGTAAAGCTAGTAATAGCAAAGCCGAGTAGTACTAATTGCCCGTAAGCTTTAATTTTATTTTTGTCTCTCTTCTGACAACTATTTTCCAATATGACATTATTATGCGGTTCGCTTTCAGCTCTGTTGCTGTTAGCTTACAGCCATCTTTTTATGGTGGTTTTGCCGAGGGTGTTCACCTCTTCCCATACCGAACAGAGAAGTTAAGCCCCTCATGGCCGATGGTACTGCACCAAAATGCGGGAGAGTAGGTAGCTGCCATATTTATTTAAAAAAGCCTTTCAGAAATGAGAGGCTTTTTTGTTTTCTGTTCTATCTTGGTTGCTACTGCAAAGCCAACAAATCATGCTGTACAGAAAAGAACTGGTGCTTGGTGTTTTTTATTTTTCCATATTTCAGGCTTCTTCCCAAACCATTGCAACCTTTAATTCCATTCAACCAGCAGTCCAAACGCAAAACCTTGTTTTACCTGCCACGCATACGTTTCAGCGAATCGTGCGGTCGAACAGCACTTTGTTATCTGGCGAAACCGTAGGCATCAATCTGGATTTTACCGGTTACGTTCCAATTAGCGGCAGTAGTAGCAACGGTTATCTTTCCATCAGCAGCGAACGCGTATATGCGGGAGCGGCTATCCTTTCCATTTCATTAAACCCTACGACAAAACTTTGGACAATTGGCGACGGCGGCAACGTGCCCTTTCCTTTTTCCGATATAGGTTATGTAAACGCCTTCTGCGCCGGAACCGTTATGCCCAACGGGCACGTAATGGTTTGCGAAGAAACAATGGCCGGTGCTGACTACAACAGTGATGGTTACAACGATGACGGCTGGATTATCGAAATTGATCCGGCATCACGTACGGTTATTAATCAAGACGGTGTGGGTGGCGTTGACAAACTATGGGCAATGGGACGTCAAAAACATGAAGACGTTGTTATGACTCCCGATATGTCCGTCGCTTATTGGAGCGCTGATAACGATACGGCTGGCTATGTGTACAAATTTGTTCCCGCTGTTCCGGGAAATTTTTCAGTGGGTAATTTATATGCGTTGCAAACCACATCCTCGTTGGGCGGCGGCACCTGGCAACAAATTCCAAATACAACTGCTGCTGAGCAAAACAATACGACAACATCAGCAAAGGATGCCGGTGCTTATAATTTCGTCCGCGTTGAAGGCATTGAACGCGGCCCCGACGGCAAAATTTATTTTGCCGCTACGACGTCGGGAAGAATTTACCGCTTTAATGATTTGGGCAACACGGTTGATCAATTGGAAGTGTTTGTGGAATCAACGGACTACGATGTTGACGGTGCCGGGCCGTATCCGCCTGTCGCCTGGGGTAATGGCGCAGACAACCTTGCTTTCGACGGCGAAGGAAATTTGTGGGTATTGCAGGATGGCGGTAACGATTACATCTGGGTGGTGGCGCCTGATCATACGGCCGTGGCTCCAAAAGTCAAACTCTTTGCCATCATGCCTGGTGGCAGCGAACCGACGGGCATTACCTTCTCACCCGATTACAAGTATTTGTTCATGTCTGTCCAGCACCCGAACAACAGCAATACGAGTTCGCAAACTGATGCGGCCGGGAACGCGGTGGTGTTTGATGAGTCAACAGCGATTGTGATTGCCCGACAAGAAAACCTCGGCGCCAACGTTCCACTGCCGGTGAATCTTACCTCTTTTGAGGCAAGAACGGAAAAAAACACCGTTGAATTAAATTGGAAAACGGCAAGCATCAGCAACGATGAATTCACAATCGAACGATCAATCAACGGCGTACATTTCGACGCAATTGGAACCGTGAAGCAATTAGCTTCTTCGTTTCGTTTTGTTGATGACAAACTTCCGCTTGCGAACAATCTTTATTATCGCCTAAGACAAAAAGACAAAGACGGAAAGATTGTCTATTCGGAAACAAAAACGATCAATATAGAGAAACAGAGCATCCTAAGATTATTTCCTTCGCCGGTTTCTGATAAACTCATCGTTCAGCTTTCAAACGCAACCACAGGGCAAGTTTCCGCAACCATCATAAACGCAGCCGGTGTAACCATCAGTCGGCAGGTAAGAAGCGCCACGAATAATTTTGAGATTCATGTGAAAGAATTGCCCGCTGGCACCTATTACCTGATTGTAGAAACGGCTGAAGGAAAAAGCACAGCATCATTTACTAAAAAATAAAATGCGCCGGTAATCAAAAGTGTAAAACTCATCCCGACCGCACTCTTGCTTTGTGTTGCTGTCTTTTCTGCATTTGCACAGCAATCTGCACTGCGGCGCAGCTTTGTTTTTTTCGGTGATGTGAGAATAACACTGGACGAACCGCCTCATTTGAATTCAAAACACGAAAGCTTCGTTATTCTTTATGCGCTTCCCAACGGCAATACCGCAGAACAAACAATGGGAAAAAAGATTTCCGCAGGTGACGACTGGCATTTCGACATTCAACACATCAAAGCACAAACAGCCTTCCTGCGCCGGCAATTACCGAAGAAGAATATTGTTGTTGCCTATTTAGAAAACACAGACAAAAGCTGGCCGCAGTGGAAAACAAAACATGCGAACTACGTTGGCGAAGTGCAACACATCGTTAATACAATTTTCAATCTTTTCAGGGGGAGGAAAGCACTTTACCTAAACGGTCATAGCGGCGGCGGCCGTTTCATTTTTAGTTATCTTGACGGCGTTGATGTAATCCCTTCGTTTGTAAAAAACATCAGTTTTTTGGACAGCAATTACGGTTATGATTCAACCTACTTGCCAAAACTTCAAAACTGGTTGCAACAAAATAAGGAAGCGAAGCTGAATGTATTTGCCTACAACGACAGCATGGCTTTATTAAATGGAAAACGCTTTGTTTCCGATACCAGCGGAACCTGGTATCGCAGCGGCTTGCTGCTTCGTCACCTGACGCAAATATTTCCCTTCGAAAAAAGAAGAGATGACAGTTTAATTATTTATCAATCACTGAACAAACAAGTTCGCTTCTTTCTAAAAACAAATCCTGAAAAAAAGATTTATCACACGCAACAGGTTGACCTGAACGGTTTCATTCATTCCATTCTTGCCGGTACCAAACAAGATGAAAAGCGTTACAAATATTTTGGTGAGAGAGCTTACTCAAGCTTCATCGAATAATCACACTGCGTTTCTTTCACTGTATTCAACCTTGTTTATAACGGACGGTAGAAAATGCGGGTGAAGAAACAGAGGCCCGATAAACACAACAGCACTTACCGCAAAGATTTCCACCAAAAACGAAATTGGTTTGTTTCTTGCTTTCAGCGAGGCAATTGTAAACCCTTAAAAAGCCAACGTATGAAAAGAAACACTTTGCTTGCTCTTGTAGCCCTCGGTTCTTTGCTTGTTAGCTGCAAAAAAGAAAACAACAACACATCGGACGGTTCGAATGTCAGCTATCAACTGGTTGCCGCTGATCGGTCTTCCACTCTGGGTGCGGTGAACACTGAAAGTTCCACTTTACAAACGGCAGCGGCCATTAACTGGACTTCCGGCTTTGCCAACGTAACGGAACTAAAGTTTGAGGCTAAAAACAAGGAGAACGACATTTCTTACCGCTCGGGAACAGACCGGCACATTGATCTCTTCAATCCTGTTGCTT
Coding sequences within:
- a CDS encoding alkaline phosphatase PhoX; this translates as MLYRKELVLGVFYFSIFQASSQTIATFNSIQPAVQTQNLVLPATHTFQRIVRSNSTLLSGETVGINLDFTGYVPISGSSSNGYLSISSERVYAGAAILSISLNPTTKLWTIGDGGNVPFPFSDIGYVNAFCAGTVMPNGHVMVCEETMAGADYNSDGYNDDGWIIEIDPASRTVINQDGVGGVDKLWAMGRQKHEDVVMTPDMSVAYWSADNDTAGYVYKFVPAVPGNFSVGNLYALQTTSSLGGGTWQQIPNTTAAEQNNTTTSAKDAGAYNFVRVEGIERGPDGKIYFAATTSGRIYRFNDLGNTVDQLEVFVESTDYDVDGAGPYPPVAWGNGADNLAFDGEGNLWVLQDGGNDYIWVVAPDHTAVAPKVKLFAIMPGGSEPTGITFSPDYKYLFMSVQHPNNSNTSSQTDAAGNAVVFDESTAIVIARQENLGANVPLPVNLTSFEARTEKNTVELNWKTASISNDEFTIERSINGVHFDAIGTVKQLASSFRFVDDKLPLANNLYYRLRQKDKDGKIVYSETKTINIEKQSILRLFPSPVSDKLIVQLSNATTGQVSATIINAAGVTISRQVRSATNNFEIHVKELPAGTYYLIVETAEGKSTASFTKK